Proteins from a genomic interval of Schaalia odontolytica:
- a CDS encoding M20/M25/M40 family metallo-hydrolase, whose product MGTTSLGDQTVELLARLVRLGCVNDLTADSGGEERAVEVLEDFFDDVPVSMERVSPHPGRTTLIVTVGGDATPADGDGRGPLTLLGHTDVVPVDEAKWTRDPFGAAVEDGVMWGRGTVDMLHLTASMAVVTREVARRAQRGDAPAHPLVFVAAADEEARGGLGVPWIGENMAHLVPWDAAVSEMGGAHIYGRRGADSVVVVVGEKGAAQRRLHIRGDAGHGSVPLGRTSAVERLAQVSAALSAARWPTATDEVWASFVRAFEFDDTTETSLINGTYEGDYSEFGDLAAFAHAISHVTVAQTAARCGGPINVLPSHATLDLDIRTLPGVDDDDVDAAITAALGDLAEHVTIERLLCESATASSIDTDLYRAIEAALMRRYPGASVVPVLFPGGSDLRVARRRGGIGYGFGAVDSGASLGEVYSQLHAHDEHIALADVRATAEALHEVVTTYLGMESQNLPLSQMLA is encoded by the coding sequence ATGGGCACGACGTCGCTCGGCGATCAGACGGTGGAACTACTCGCGCGGCTGGTGCGCCTGGGGTGCGTCAATGACCTGACCGCAGACTCGGGAGGGGAAGAACGCGCAGTCGAGGTCCTGGAAGACTTCTTCGACGACGTTCCCGTCTCCATGGAGCGAGTGTCCCCACACCCGGGGCGAACCACCCTCATCGTGACGGTCGGGGGAGACGCCACCCCTGCCGACGGGGATGGCAGGGGGCCGCTGACCCTCCTCGGGCACACGGACGTCGTGCCCGTCGACGAGGCCAAGTGGACGCGCGACCCCTTCGGCGCTGCGGTCGAGGATGGGGTGATGTGGGGGCGCGGGACCGTCGACATGCTTCACCTGACGGCATCCATGGCGGTCGTGACACGCGAGGTCGCGAGGCGAGCCCAACGCGGCGACGCGCCCGCGCACCCTCTCGTTTTCGTTGCCGCCGCCGACGAGGAAGCCCGAGGAGGGCTCGGCGTCCCGTGGATCGGCGAGAACATGGCCCATCTGGTCCCGTGGGACGCCGCCGTCTCGGAGATGGGAGGAGCCCACATCTACGGGCGCAGGGGCGCAGACAGCGTCGTCGTTGTCGTCGGAGAAAAGGGAGCGGCTCAACGACGCCTCCACATCCGAGGCGACGCCGGCCACGGCTCGGTTCCGCTGGGCCGTACGAGTGCCGTTGAGCGGCTCGCCCAGGTGAGCGCGGCGCTGTCTGCGGCCCGCTGGCCCACCGCCACCGACGAGGTCTGGGCCTCCTTCGTGCGCGCCTTCGAGTTCGATGACACGACCGAAACAAGTCTCATCAACGGCACCTACGAGGGCGACTACTCCGAGTTCGGTGACCTCGCGGCGTTCGCCCACGCGATCTCCCACGTGACCGTTGCCCAAACGGCAGCGCGCTGCGGAGGCCCCATCAACGTGCTGCCCTCCCACGCCACCCTCGACCTCGACATTCGCACGCTGCCCGGCGTCGACGACGATGACGTGGACGCCGCCATCACCGCGGCCCTCGGCGATCTCGCCGAGCACGTGACCATCGAGCGCCTCCTGTGCGAGAGCGCCACCGCCTCGTCGATCGACACCGACCTGTACCGGGCGATCGAAGCGGCGCTGATGCGGCGCTACCCGGGCGCGAGCGTCGTGCCCGTCCTGTTCCCCGGCGGATCCGACCTGCGCGTGGCCCGCAGGCGTGGGGGCATCGGGTACGGCTTTGGAGCCGTGGACAGCGGGGCGAGCCTGGGAGAGGTCTATTCCCAGCTGCACGCACACGACGAACACATCGCCCTGGCGGACGTGCGCGCGACCGCGGAGGCCCTCCACGAGGTCGTGACCACCTACCTCGGGATGGAGAGCCAGAATCTACCGCTGTCACAAATGCTCGCCTAG
- a CDS encoding ABC transporter substrate-binding protein has translation MPHARIPRTAAALVSAAAMMCAALAACAPSARTHAGSASREGTIAVGLPGSLSTLDTAHETGIINYYVAQVVSEGLLAVGKDGQLMPAIASSYHTDDAQTWVFDIRPDALFQDGNPVTIDDVLFSIEIAKDPDKSPSSATYWPTGTQAVRSGDNQITITLPAPAVNFGWTVTANGGLWITEKSFYEAAASYGSSADLIMGTGPYKAVSFQPDSGAVFEKSGTWWGGDTPAQTIEFDFFSDENARFLAQKNGTIDIATQLPIDQVSQFQGIGGVSVLTESDRSYVGLTFDQNVEPFDDVHVRKAIAHAADRSTIVSSILKGQATVATGIEPPDQLGSEIGEQAGADAQAGLPIDSFDLDAARAELAQSKVPGGFDAELTYPSSIPDLGSAALAIADNLKQIGINLTVTSKPIEEWISEVGSGTYGLSYMSYTSTTGDPGEVAGWLLGPDNPARYENAQVQGLIASQATQTDPSKRVTDIVEAQRIAQENTIYSPLWWGKTSTAFSSRVAPTDYTPYFFMTPWASSVELAK, from the coding sequence ATGCCGCACGCACGCATCCCCCGAACCGCAGCCGCCCTCGTCTCCGCCGCTGCCATGATGTGCGCGGCGCTGGCGGCATGCGCCCCATCGGCACGCACCCACGCGGGATCGGCCTCCCGGGAGGGAACCATCGCGGTGGGGCTCCCCGGCTCCCTGTCCACCCTGGACACCGCCCACGAGACGGGCATCATCAACTACTACGTTGCGCAGGTCGTCTCCGAAGGCCTTCTCGCCGTGGGCAAGGACGGGCAGCTGATGCCCGCCATCGCCTCCTCGTATCACACGGACGACGCCCAGACGTGGGTCTTCGACATCCGACCCGACGCCCTGTTCCAGGACGGGAACCCCGTCACCATCGACGATGTCCTTTTCTCGATCGAGATCGCCAAGGACCCCGACAAGTCCCCCTCCTCAGCCACCTACTGGCCGACCGGCACGCAGGCCGTGCGCAGCGGCGACAACCAGATCACGATCACGCTGCCCGCACCCGCCGTCAACTTCGGGTGGACCGTGACCGCGAACGGCGGACTGTGGATCACCGAAAAGTCCTTCTACGAGGCGGCAGCCTCCTACGGGTCCTCCGCCGACCTCATCATGGGAACGGGCCCCTACAAGGCCGTGTCCTTCCAGCCCGACTCGGGGGCTGTCTTCGAAAAGAGCGGCACCTGGTGGGGCGGGGACACGCCTGCTCAGACCATCGAGTTCGACTTCTTCTCGGATGAGAACGCGCGCTTCCTCGCGCAGAAGAACGGAACGATCGACATCGCCACCCAGCTGCCCATCGACCAGGTGTCGCAGTTCCAGGGCATAGGCGGCGTGAGCGTCCTGACCGAGTCGGATCGCTCCTACGTGGGCCTCACCTTTGATCAGAACGTCGAGCCCTTCGACGATGTCCACGTCCGCAAGGCCATCGCCCACGCGGCCGACCGCTCCACCATCGTCTCCTCGATCCTCAAGGGCCAAGCGACGGTAGCGACGGGCATCGAGCCGCCGGATCAGCTGGGCAGCGAGATCGGCGAGCAGGCTGGCGCGGACGCCCAGGCGGGCCTGCCCATCGACTCCTTCGACCTCGACGCCGCGCGCGCCGAGCTCGCCCAGTCCAAGGTCCCCGGCGGCTTCGACGCCGAGCTGACCTACCCCTCCTCGATCCCGGACCTGGGATCCGCCGCCCTCGCGATCGCCGACAACCTCAAGCAGATCGGCATCAACCTCACCGTCACCTCCAAGCCCATCGAAGAGTGGATCTCCGAGGTCGGCAGCGGCACCTACGGACTGTCCTACATGAGCTACACCTCCACGACCGGCGACCCGGGTGAGGTGGCCGGATGGCTGCTTGGCCCCGACAACCCCGCACGCTACGAGAACGCACAGGTCCAGGGCCTGATCGCCTCCCAGGCCACCCAGACCGACCCGAGTAAGCGCGTCACCGACATCGTCGAAGCGCAGCGCATCGCCCAAGAGAACACGATCTACTCGCCGCTGTGGTGGGGCAAGACCTCGACGGCGTTCTCCTCGCGCGTGGCCCCCACGGACTACACGCCCTACTTCTTCATGACCCCGTGGGCGTCCTCCGTGGAGCTGGCCAAGTAG
- a CDS encoding ABC transporter permease: MLRYILRRLAGAAVVLTLASFLVFSLLYLVPGDPVKILVGTRRVTPEVRQAITERYGLDEPLVVRYWHWLTRALTGDFGDSVRSATPVTDVLASRVSLTAWLTIGAFILAVAVGIPLGIAAARRRGSWVDRTIVGWSVVGVSAPGFALGLVLLYVFGLMLGWFPVFGEGTGLVDTLWHLTLPAIALATGIGAMLVRITRAAVGAELSQDYVTFARSRGVPSRRITAMYVRGAALPIITSAGLILGTLFGSTVLVEEAFSLPGLGQLLADSITYKDVPVVQAIALLVAFVIIAVTLIVDVAAFAADPRQTISEGRGA, from the coding sequence ATGCTGCGCTACATTCTGCGCCGCCTCGCAGGCGCGGCAGTGGTGCTCACCCTCGCGTCCTTCCTCGTCTTCTCGCTCCTGTACCTGGTACCAGGAGACCCCGTGAAGATCCTGGTGGGCACGAGGCGAGTCACCCCCGAGGTGCGCCAGGCCATCACCGAGCGTTACGGCCTCGACGAGCCGCTCGTCGTGCGCTACTGGCACTGGCTGACCCGCGCCCTCACCGGTGACTTCGGCGACTCCGTCCGGTCGGCCACGCCGGTCACGGACGTCCTCGCCTCGCGCGTGTCGCTTACCGCGTGGCTCACCATCGGGGCGTTCATCCTGGCCGTGGCGGTCGGCATCCCCCTGGGGATCGCAGCCGCCAGGCGCCGGGGCTCGTGGGTCGACCGCACGATCGTCGGCTGGTCGGTCGTCGGAGTGTCGGCCCCCGGCTTCGCCCTCGGCCTGGTTCTGCTCTACGTCTTCGGACTCATGCTCGGATGGTTCCCCGTCTTCGGCGAAGGTACCGGCCTCGTCGACACCCTGTGGCACCTCACCCTGCCCGCGATCGCCCTCGCCACCGGCATCGGCGCGATGCTCGTACGCATCACCCGCGCGGCCGTCGGAGCGGAGCTCAGCCAGGACTACGTGACGTTCGCGCGCTCGCGGGGAGTGCCCAGCAGGCGCATCACGGCCATGTACGTGCGGGGAGCCGCCCTGCCGATCATCACCTCGGCGGGCCTGATCCTGGGGACTTTGTTTGGGTCCACGGTGCTCGTCGAGGAGGCGTTCTCTCTGCCGGGCCTCGGCCAGCTCCTCGCCGACTCCATCACCTACAAGGACGTTCCGGTCGTGCAGGCGATCGCTCTGCTGGTCGCGTTCGTCATCATCGCCGTGACGCTGATTGTTGACGTGGCGGCGTTTGCCGCCGATCCACGACAGACGATCAGTGAGGGGAGGGGAGCCTGA
- a CDS encoding ABC transporter permease: protein MALSFSPRALGRGIGSSTRKVPGSVVLSMVVLVAVAICVIFPSVLVPGALDQNLALGVSPAGTPGHLLGTDKVGRDVLALTVAGARSAIVGPIVVAVGSMVAGLFFGMSAAWRGGLWDAGVSRSCEVLLSLPVTLLAIVVAGVIGGSYWVTVGVLIVLFAPSDIRMIRSATLAQKPQPYIEATRVLGLSGPRILAVHILPNITPIVWANLFVNIAFALVSLSGLSYLGLGVGAQDADWGRQLADGRAILAQNPAASVAAGLAIIVTATAINIAGDWFAERKERDQ, encoded by the coding sequence ATGGCGCTGTCTTTCTCTCCGCGCGCCCTGGGACGAGGCATCGGCTCGTCCACGCGCAAGGTCCCCGGTTCGGTGGTCCTGTCCATGGTCGTACTCGTCGCGGTCGCCATTTGTGTCATCTTTCCGTCCGTGCTGGTTCCCGGCGCGCTGGACCAGAACCTGGCGCTGGGAGTGAGCCCGGCGGGCACACCCGGGCACCTGCTGGGCACCGACAAGGTGGGGCGTGACGTCCTCGCCCTGACGGTTGCTGGTGCGCGCTCGGCGATCGTGGGACCGATTGTCGTCGCCGTGGGTTCCATGGTCGCCGGTCTGTTCTTTGGAATGAGCGCCGCGTGGCGTGGCGGGCTCTGGGACGCTGGTGTGTCTCGCTCATGCGAGGTACTCCTGTCGCTTCCCGTCACCCTCCTGGCTATCGTTGTCGCGGGCGTGATCGGTGGCAGCTACTGGGTGACGGTCGGAGTGCTCATCGTGCTGTTCGCGCCCTCGGACATCCGTATGATTCGCTCGGCCACGCTCGCTCAGAAACCACAGCCCTACATTGAGGCCACGCGCGTGCTGGGTCTGTCGGGCCCGCGCATTCTCGCGGTTCATATCCTGCCGAACATCACGCCGATCGTGTGGGCGAACCTCTTCGTCAACATCGCATTCGCGCTCGTGTCGCTGTCCGGCCTGTCCTACCTTGGCCTCGGCGTCGGGGCACAGGACGCCGACTGGGGCCGTCAGCTCGCGGACGGACGAGCCATCCTCGCCCAAAACCCCGCTGCGTCAGTGGCGGCTGGTCTCGCCATCATCGTGACTGCGACCGCGATCAACATCGCCGGCGACTGGTTTGCTGAGCGGAAGGAGCGCGACCAATGA